One Gossypium hirsutum isolate 1008001.06 chromosome A11, Gossypium_hirsutum_v2.1, whole genome shotgun sequence genomic window carries:
- the LOC107891771 gene encoding uncharacterized protein isoform X1: MFYFILIVNCMSLMLNCYNFLHKYFSLLEAKKLASQYQKEADKCNSGMETCEEVREKAEEALLAQMKLTAMWEIRARQKGWREKVAKSNAQTQGKTNYTRLQSKNNLQKAHNDWLLPLQMHMGGIAAANKNDIDQHTVDTVCALNPNSGKDSSVDSSSINTSVGCSAPSSSMEFNSLTLHWWPGRNLSPHLKHRLSVFLYSMILCLLGTIGGGVMLGLGVVEFVVG; this comes from the exons atgttttattttattttaatcgttAATTGTATGTCACTAATgcttaattgttataattttttacataaatatttttctttactcGAGGCTAAGAAGTTAGCATCACAGTATCAAAAGGAAGCAGACAAATGCAATTCAGGTATGGAGACGTGCGAAGAAGTAAGGGAGAAAGCTGAAGAAGCACTGTTGGCTCAAATGAAATTAACAGCAATGTGGGAAATAAGAGCTCGTCAGAAAGGATGGAGAGAAAAGGTCGCCAAATCTAATGCACAGACACAAG GAAAAACCAACTACACTAGATTGCAGTCCAAGAACAATTTGCAGAAGGCACATAATGACTGGCTCCTACCTCTACAAATGCATATGGGAGGCATTGCAGCAGCGAATAAGAATGATATTGATCAACATACAGTTGATACTGTATGTGCTCTGAATCCGAATTCAG GTAAGGATTCTTCAGTGGATTCCTCCTCAATCAACACTTCAGTAGGATGCTCAGCTCCTTCTTCTTCCATGGAATTTAACTCTTTAACCTTGCATTGGTGGCCAGGAAGAAACTTAtctccacatttaaaacataggTTATCGGTTTTTCTGTACTCCATGATATTATGTCTGTTAGGAACAATAGGTGGTGGGGTCATGTTAGGTCTAGGTGTGGTAGAGTTTGTGGTAGGATAG
- the LOC107891771 gene encoding uncharacterized protein isoform X2: MLPLQAKKLASQYQKEADKCNSGMETCEEVREKAEEALLAQMKLTAMWEIRARQKGWREKVAKSNAQTQGKTNYTRLQSKNNLQKAHNDWLLPLQMHMGGIAAANKNDIDQHTVDTVCALNPNSGKDSSVDSSSINTSVGCSAPSSSMEFNSLTLHWWPGRNLSPHLKHRLSVFLYSMILCLLGTIGGGVMLGLGVVEFVVG; this comes from the exons ATGCTTCCTTTACAG GCTAAGAAGTTAGCATCACAGTATCAAAAGGAAGCAGACAAATGCAATTCAGGTATGGAGACGTGCGAAGAAGTAAGGGAGAAAGCTGAAGAAGCACTGTTGGCTCAAATGAAATTAACAGCAATGTGGGAAATAAGAGCTCGTCAGAAAGGATGGAGAGAAAAGGTCGCCAAATCTAATGCACAGACACAAG GAAAAACCAACTACACTAGATTGCAGTCCAAGAACAATTTGCAGAAGGCACATAATGACTGGCTCCTACCTCTACAAATGCATATGGGAGGCATTGCAGCAGCGAATAAGAATGATATTGATCAACATACAGTTGATACTGTATGTGCTCTGAATCCGAATTCAG GTAAGGATTCTTCAGTGGATTCCTCCTCAATCAACACTTCAGTAGGATGCTCAGCTCCTTCTTCTTCCATGGAATTTAACTCTTTAACCTTGCATTGGTGGCCAGGAAGAAACTTAtctccacatttaaaacataggTTATCGGTTTTTCTGTACTCCATGATATTATGTCTGTTAGGAACAATAGGTGGTGGGGTCATGTTAGGTCTAGGTGTGGTAGAGTTTGTGGTAGGATAG
- the LOC107891758 gene encoding splicing factor SF3a60 homolog, whose translation MSSTLLEVTRAAHEDVEQLERLIVKDLQNDPPTAKDRLYQSHRVRNNIDTIISTTEKLIEIYEDKDNARKDEIAALGGQTATGINVFSAFYDRLKEIREYHRKHPAARLVNANEDDEALLKEEPVIEFSGEEAFGRYLDLHELFNQYINSKFGSKIEYSAYLDVCSQPHNIPWKLKSTRQYREYMENLLEYLIYFFQRTEPLQDLDRIFSKVEAEFEEQWANGQVQGWEKQGQENEDDPAQHTMIDLDYYSTVEELMEVGPEKLKEALASLGLKTGGTVQQRAERLFLTKHTPLEKLDKKHFAKGSLGPRQNGSTAVSQDINSLKHIALMEAKMKKLADLLSKTIEQTKENVVKKQALTYEEMEQEREEEETQVDTESDDEDQQIYNPLKLPMGWDGKPIPYWLYKLHGLGQEFKCEICGNYSYWGRRAFERHFKEWRHQHGMRCLGIPNTKNFNEITNIQEAQELWEKIRERQGVNKWRPDLEEEYEDKEGNIYNKKTYTDLQRQGLI comes from the exons ATGTCCTCGACTCTACTCGAGGTGACTCGGGCTGCTCATGAAGATGTGGAACAGCTTGAGCGGCTTATAGTGAAGGACCTGCAAAATGATCCGCCTACTGCCAAAGATAGATTGTATCAGAGCCACCGCGTCCGCAATAATATTGACACCATCATCTCCACCACTGAGAAGCTA ATTGAGATATACGAAGATAAAGACAATGCTAGGAAAGATGAAATTGCTGCTCTTGGAGGTCAAACGGCTACTGGAATTAATGTCTTTAGTGCATTTTATGATAGATTGAAGGAG ATTCGTGAGTACCATAGAAAGCACCCGGCTGCTCGACTTGTCAATGCTAATGAAGATGATGAGGCTTTACTCAAGGAAGAACCAGTTATTGAGTTCAGTGGCGAG GAAGCCTTTGGTCGGTACCTGGACCTGCACGAATTGTTCAATCAGTACATTAATTCTAAATTTGGATCCAAAATTGAATACTCAGCTTACCTCGACGTCTGTTCACAGCCGCACAATATCCCTTGGAAATTGAAGTCAACACG GCAATACAGAGAGTACATGGAGAATTTGCTGGAGTATCTTATTTACTTCTTTCAGAGGACTGAACCACTGCAAGATCTTGACAGAATCTTTTCCAAG GTTGAGGCTGAGTTTGAGGAGCAGTGGGCTAATGGCCAGGTACAAGGATGGGAAAAGCAAGGTCAAGAAAATGAAGATGATCCTGCGCAACATACCATGATTGATCTTGATTATTACAGTACAGTTGAAGAGCTTATGGAAGTGGGTCCAGAAAAGTTAAAGGAG GCTTTGGCATCATTAGGACTAAAAACTGGTGGTACTGTCCAGCAGCGTGCAGAGAGGCTTTTCCTAACCAAG CACACTCCTCTGGAAAAGCTGGACAAAAAGCATTTTGCAAAAGGCTCACTCGGACCTCGACAAAATGGGTCTACTGCAGTTTCACAAGACATTAACAGTCTGAAACATATTGCATTGATGGAGGCCAAGATGAAGAAACTCGCTGATTTACTGAGTAAG ACAATtgaacaaacaaaagaaaatgtggtAAAGAAGCAAGCATTGACATATGAGGAAATGGAACAAGAACGTGAGGAG GAAGAGACACAAGTTGACACGGAaagtgatgatgaagatcaaCAGATCTATAATCCTCTTAAATTGCCAATGGGTTGGGATGGCAAGCCTATACCTTACTGGCTTTACAAACTTCATGGTCTTGGTCAG GAGTTTAAGTGTGAGATTTGTGGGAACTACAGCTACTGGGGCCGTCGGGCTTTTGAGAGGCATTTCAAAGAATGGCGGCATCAGCATGGCATGCGATGCCTTGGTATTCCGAACACCAAGAACTTTAATGAAATCACCAATATTCAG GAAGCACAAGAATTGTGGGAGAAGATACGAGAACGGCAAGGAGTGAACAAGTGGCGTCCAGATCTTGAAGAAGAATACGAAGATAAAGAGGGCAACATTTATAACAAGAAGACGTATACCGATCTGCAGCGGCAGGGACTGATTTAA
- the LOC107891771 gene encoding uncharacterized protein isoform X4: protein MLPLQKLASQYQKEADKCNSGMETCEEVREKAEEALLAQMKLTAMWEIRARQKGWREKVAKSNAQTQGKTNYTRLQSKNNLQKAHNDWLLPLQMHMGGIAAANKNDIDQHTVDTVCALNPNSGKDSSVDSSSINTSVGCSAPSSSMEFNSLTLHWWPGRNLSPHLKHRLSVFLYSMILCLLGTIGGGVMLGLGVVEFVVG from the exons ATGCTTCCTTTACAG AAGTTAGCATCACAGTATCAAAAGGAAGCAGACAAATGCAATTCAGGTATGGAGACGTGCGAAGAAGTAAGGGAGAAAGCTGAAGAAGCACTGTTGGCTCAAATGAAATTAACAGCAATGTGGGAAATAAGAGCTCGTCAGAAAGGATGGAGAGAAAAGGTCGCCAAATCTAATGCACAGACACAAG GAAAAACCAACTACACTAGATTGCAGTCCAAGAACAATTTGCAGAAGGCACATAATGACTGGCTCCTACCTCTACAAATGCATATGGGAGGCATTGCAGCAGCGAATAAGAATGATATTGATCAACATACAGTTGATACTGTATGTGCTCTGAATCCGAATTCAG GTAAGGATTCTTCAGTGGATTCCTCCTCAATCAACACTTCAGTAGGATGCTCAGCTCCTTCTTCTTCCATGGAATTTAACTCTTTAACCTTGCATTGGTGGCCAGGAAGAAACTTAtctccacatttaaaacataggTTATCGGTTTTTCTGTACTCCATGATATTATGTCTGTTAGGAACAATAGGTGGTGGGGTCATGTTAGGTCTAGGTGTGGTAGAGTTTGTGGTAGGATAG
- the LOC107891771 gene encoding uncharacterized protein isoform X6, with protein MLPLQYQKEADKCNSGMETCEEVREKAEEALLAQMKLTAMWEIRARQKGWREKVAKSNAQTQGKTNYTRLQSKNNLQKAHNDWLLPLQMHMGGIAAANKNDIDQHTVDTVCALNPNSGKDSSVDSSSINTSVGCSAPSSSMEFNSLTLHWWPGRNLSPHLKHRLSVFLYSMILCLLGTIGGGVMLGLGVVEFVVG; from the exons ATGCTTCCTTTACAG TATCAAAAGGAAGCAGACAAATGCAATTCAGGTATGGAGACGTGCGAAGAAGTAAGGGAGAAAGCTGAAGAAGCACTGTTGGCTCAAATGAAATTAACAGCAATGTGGGAAATAAGAGCTCGTCAGAAAGGATGGAGAGAAAAGGTCGCCAAATCTAATGCACAGACACAAG GAAAAACCAACTACACTAGATTGCAGTCCAAGAACAATTTGCAGAAGGCACATAATGACTGGCTCCTACCTCTACAAATGCATATGGGAGGCATTGCAGCAGCGAATAAGAATGATATTGATCAACATACAGTTGATACTGTATGTGCTCTGAATCCGAATTCAG GTAAGGATTCTTCAGTGGATTCCTCCTCAATCAACACTTCAGTAGGATGCTCAGCTCCTTCTTCTTCCATGGAATTTAACTCTTTAACCTTGCATTGGTGGCCAGGAAGAAACTTAtctccacatttaaaacataggTTATCGGTTTTTCTGTACTCCATGATATTATGTCTGTTAGGAACAATAGGTGGTGGGGTCATGTTAGGTCTAGGTGTGGTAGAGTTTGTGGTAGGATAG
- the LOC107891771 gene encoding uncharacterized protein isoform X7: MFYFILIVNCMSLMLNCYNFLHKYFSLLEAKKLASQYQKEADKCNSGMETCEEVREKAEEALLAQMKLTAMWEIRARQKGWREKVAKSNAQTQGKTNYTRLQSKNNLQKAHNDWLLPLQMHMGGIAAANKNDIDQHTVDTVCALNPNSAVPGVARSRYHQNQT, translated from the exons atgttttattttattttaatcgttAATTGTATGTCACTAATgcttaattgttataattttttacataaatatttttctttactcGAGGCTAAGAAGTTAGCATCACAGTATCAAAAGGAAGCAGACAAATGCAATTCAGGTATGGAGACGTGCGAAGAAGTAAGGGAGAAAGCTGAAGAAGCACTGTTGGCTCAAATGAAATTAACAGCAATGTGGGAAATAAGAGCTCGTCAGAAAGGATGGAGAGAAAAGGTCGCCAAATCTAATGCACAGACACAAG GAAAAACCAACTACACTAGATTGCAGTCCAAGAACAATTTGCAGAAGGCACATAATGACTGGCTCCTACCTCTACAAATGCATATGGGAGGCATTGCAGCAGCGAATAAGAATGATATTGATCAACATACAGTTGATACTGTATGTGCTCTGAATCCGAATTCAG CTGTTCCTGGAGTTGCTAGATCTCGGTACCATCAGAACCAAACATGA
- the LOC107891771 gene encoding uncharacterized protein isoform X3 → MFYFILIVNCMSLMLNCYNFLHKYFSLLEAKKLASQYQKEADKCNSGMETCEEVREKAEEALLAQMKLTAMWEIRARQKGWREKVAKSNAQTQGKTNYTRLQSKNNLQKAHNDWLLPLQMHMGGIAAANKNDIDQHTVDTVCALNPNSGKDSSVDSSSINTSVGCSAPSSSMEFNSLTLHWWPGRNLSPHLKHRFGEWFWS, encoded by the exons atgttttattttattttaatcgttAATTGTATGTCACTAATgcttaattgttataattttttacataaatatttttctttactcGAGGCTAAGAAGTTAGCATCACAGTATCAAAAGGAAGCAGACAAATGCAATTCAGGTATGGAGACGTGCGAAGAAGTAAGGGAGAAAGCTGAAGAAGCACTGTTGGCTCAAATGAAATTAACAGCAATGTGGGAAATAAGAGCTCGTCAGAAAGGATGGAGAGAAAAGGTCGCCAAATCTAATGCACAGACACAAG GAAAAACCAACTACACTAGATTGCAGTCCAAGAACAATTTGCAGAAGGCACATAATGACTGGCTCCTACCTCTACAAATGCATATGGGAGGCATTGCAGCAGCGAATAAGAATGATATTGATCAACATACAGTTGATACTGTATGTGCTCTGAATCCGAATTCAG GTAAGGATTCTTCAGTGGATTCCTCCTCAATCAACACTTCAGTAGGATGCTCAGCTCCTTCTTCTTCCATGGAATTTAACTCTTTAACCTTGCATTGGTGGCCAGGAAGAAACTTAtctccacatttaaaacatag GTTTGGAGAATGGTTTTGGAGCTAA
- the LOC107891771 gene encoding uncharacterized protein isoform X5: MFYFILIVNCMSLMLNCYNFLHKYFSLLEAKKLASQYQKEADKCNSGMETCEEVREKAEEALLAQMKLTAMWEIRARQKGWREKVAKSNAQTQGKTNYTRLQSKNNLQKAHNDWLLPLQMHMGGIAAANKNDIDQHTVDTVCALNPNSGKDSSVDSSSINTSVGCSAPSSSMEFNSLTLHWWPGRNLSPHLKHSCSWSC; the protein is encoded by the exons atgttttattttattttaatcgttAATTGTATGTCACTAATgcttaattgttataattttttacataaatatttttctttactcGAGGCTAAGAAGTTAGCATCACAGTATCAAAAGGAAGCAGACAAATGCAATTCAGGTATGGAGACGTGCGAAGAAGTAAGGGAGAAAGCTGAAGAAGCACTGTTGGCTCAAATGAAATTAACAGCAATGTGGGAAATAAGAGCTCGTCAGAAAGGATGGAGAGAAAAGGTCGCCAAATCTAATGCACAGACACAAG GAAAAACCAACTACACTAGATTGCAGTCCAAGAACAATTTGCAGAAGGCACATAATGACTGGCTCCTACCTCTACAAATGCATATGGGAGGCATTGCAGCAGCGAATAAGAATGATATTGATCAACATACAGTTGATACTGTATGTGCTCTGAATCCGAATTCAG GTAAGGATTCTTCAGTGGATTCCTCCTCAATCAACACTTCAGTAGGATGCTCAGCTCCTTCTTCTTCCATGGAATTTAACTCTTTAACCTTGCATTGGTGGCCAGGAAGAAACTTAtctccacatttaaaacatag CTGTTCCTGGAGTTGCTAG